A single Mobula hypostoma chromosome 26, sMobHyp1.1, whole genome shotgun sequence DNA region contains:
- the LOC134338123 gene encoding gap junction beta-4 protein-like yields MDWGTLQGVLSGVNKYSTGFGRIWLSVVFIFRVLVYVVAAESVWGDEQSDFVCNTLQPGCSNTCYDHYFPISHIRLWALQLICITTPSLLVVLHVAYRKERERKHKMKYGENCTQLYKNTGKKHGGLWWTYLMSLIFKTAFEAGSLYILHCVYAQFYLPRLVKCPMSPCPNIVDCYIAKPTEKRIFTYFMVGGSSVCIILNISEILYLIFKRCFKFCNKKLKKEEVSLSKAKRNVLLRESIEKQSQ; encoded by the coding sequence ATGGACTGGGGCACTTTACAAGGTGTGCTCAGCGGAGTGAATAAGTACTCAACTGGATTTGGGCGGATCTGGCTGTCCGTGGTCTTCATCTTCAGAGTTCTGGTCTATGTGGTGGCAGCAGAGAGCGTGTGGGGCGATGAACAGAGTGACTTTGTCTGCAATACCTTACAGCCCGGCTGTTCAAACACCTGCTATGACCACTACTTCCCCATATCCCACATTAGACTGTGGGCCTTACAGCTGATCTGCATCACCACGCCTTCATTGTTGGTGGTTCTGCATGTGGCTTAtcggaaagagagggagaggaaacaCAAGATGAAGTATGGAGAAAATTGTACCCAGCTGTACAAAAACACTGGGAAAAAGCATGGTGGGCTCTGGTGGACATATCTGATGAGTCTGATATTTAAAACAGCTTTTGAAGCTGGTTCTTTGTATATACTTCATTGTGTTTATGCTCAGTTTTACCTGCCTCGATTAGTCAAGTGTCCTATGTCCCCTTGTCCAAATATAGTTGATTGTTATATTGCCAAGCCTACTGAGAAGAGgatcttcacatacttcatggTTGGGGGGTCCAGTGTTTGTATTATCCTCAACATTTCTGAAATACTTTATCTAATTTTCAAACGATGCTTTAAATTTTGTAATAAAAAGCTCAAGAAGGAAGAGGTGAGCTTGTCAAAGGCGAAGCGAAACGTACTTCTGAGAGAGAGTATTGAGAAGCAAAGTCAATAA